One stretch of Nocardia mangyaensis DNA includes these proteins:
- a CDS encoding Mov34/MPN/PAD-1 family protein: protein MLVIRADLVDAMVAHARADHPDEACGIIAGPEGSDRPERFVAMVNAERSPTFYRFDSGEQLRVWRAMDDADEVPVVVYHSHTATEAYPSRTDISYAAEPDAHYVLISTRDPDEHELRSYRIVDGAVTEEPVRIVDAYDA from the coding sequence ATCTCGTTGACGCGATGGTGGCGCACGCCCGCGCCGACCACCCCGACGAGGCCTGCGGGATCATCGCCGGACCCGAGGGCAGCGACCGGCCGGAACGCTTCGTCGCCATGGTCAACGCCGAACGTTCGCCCACCTTCTACCGGTTCGATTCCGGTGAACAGCTGCGTGTGTGGCGCGCGATGGACGACGCCGACGAGGTACCGGTGGTGGTCTACCACTCGCACACCGCCACCGAGGCCTACCCCAGCCGCACCGACATCTCCTACGCCGCCGAACCGGACGCGCACTACGTGCTGATCTCCACCCGCGACCCGGACGAGCACGAGCTGCGCAGCTATCGCATCGTCGATGGTGCGGTCACCGAGGAACCGGTGCGCATCGTCGATGCCTACGACGCCTGA
- a CDS encoding PLP-dependent cysteine synthase family protein produces the protein MARYESLIATLGNTPLVGLRTLSPQWDGEDHVRLWAKLEDRNPTGSIKDRPALRMIEQAEADGLLTPGCTILEPTSGNTGISLAMAAKLKGYRLVCVMPENTSVERRQLLTMFGAEIIDSPAAGGSNQAVALAKQIAGENPDWVMLYQYGNPANALAHYETTGPELLADLPEITHFVAGLGTTGTLMGTGRYLREKVPGIEIVAAEPRYGELVYGLRNIDEGFIPELYDEQVLTTRFSVGPYDAVKRTRELVGEEGIFAGISTGAILHAALGIAKKAHQAGKRADIAFVVADGGWKYLSTGAYDGTLDEAEEKLDGQLWA, from the coding sequence GTGGCCCGCTACGAATCGCTGATCGCGACCCTCGGCAACACCCCGCTCGTCGGCCTGCGCACGCTGTCCCCACAGTGGGACGGCGAGGACCACGTGCGACTGTGGGCCAAGCTCGAGGACCGCAACCCGACCGGCTCGATCAAGGACCGGCCCGCGCTGCGGATGATCGAACAGGCCGAGGCCGACGGACTGCTCACCCCCGGCTGCACGATCCTGGAGCCGACCAGCGGCAACACCGGGATCTCGCTGGCCATGGCGGCCAAGCTCAAGGGCTACCGGCTGGTGTGTGTGATGCCGGAGAACACCTCGGTGGAGCGGCGTCAGCTGCTCACCATGTTCGGCGCCGAGATCATCGATTCGCCCGCCGCCGGTGGCTCGAATCAGGCTGTGGCCCTGGCCAAGCAGATCGCGGGCGAGAACCCGGACTGGGTGATGCTGTACCAGTACGGCAACCCGGCCAACGCGCTCGCGCACTACGAGACCACCGGTCCCGAACTGCTGGCCGACCTGCCCGAGATCACCCATTTCGTCGCGGGGCTCGGCACCACCGGCACCCTCATGGGCACCGGCCGGTACCTGCGCGAGAAGGTGCCCGGCATCGAGATCGTCGCGGCGGAACCGCGCTACGGCGAGCTGGTCTACGGCCTGCGCAACATCGACGAGGGCTTCATCCCCGAGCTCTACGACGAGCAGGTGCTCACCACCCGCTTCTCCGTCGGCCCCTATGACGCGGTCAAGCGGACCAGGGAACTGGTCGGCGAAGAAGGGATCTTCGCCGGGATCTCCACCGGCGCGATCCTGCACGCCGCGCTCGGCATCGCGAAGAAGGCGCACCAGGCGGGAAAACGCGCCGACATCGCCTTCGTCGTCGCCGACGGCGGCTGGAAATACCTGTCGACCGGCGCGTACGACGGCACCCTCGACGAGGCCGAGGAGAAGCTGGACGGCCAGCTCTGGGCCTGA
- a CDS encoding MoaD/ThiS family protein, protein MPVTVSIPTIMRGLTGGEKRVQSEGATLSALIDDLEANHPGLAERLLKDGKLNRYVNIYVDDEDVRFSGGLDAEVPAGASVTILPAVAGGA, encoded by the coding sequence ATGCCGGTAACCGTGTCCATTCCGACCATCATGCGTGGTCTCACCGGAGGCGAGAAGCGAGTCCAGAGCGAAGGCGCCACGCTGTCCGCGCTCATCGACGACCTCGAGGCCAACCATCCGGGGCTGGCCGAGCGGCTGCTCAAAGACGGCAAGCTCAACCGCTACGTCAACATCTACGTCGACGACGAGGACGTGCGCTTCTCCGGTGGTCTCGACGCCGAGGTGCCCGCCGGCGCGTCGGTCACCATCCTGCCCGCCGTGGCAGGCGGCGCGTAA
- a CDS encoding rhomboid family intramembrane serine protease, translating into MTGGSGLGPSFDPARIGRPGGQDVPVRGAKQTWLRAGAVIVTFTALLYLIEGIDAVLSRDRPDWAPGELDAAGIAPRSADGLDGILWAPFLHGGWDHLFANTLPLLVLGFLVLASGIGRGLAATAIVWIVAGVGTWLIASPGSVHIGASSLVFGWLTYLICRGWFARNGIEILIGLVILIFYGSMLWGVLPSDPRISWQGHLFGAVGGVLAGWVLSGDERRRRRGASVGRAPTTR; encoded by the coding sequence ATGACCGGCGGTTCGGGGCTGGGACCATCGTTCGATCCGGCACGGATCGGCAGACCAGGCGGACAGGACGTCCCCGTGCGCGGGGCCAAACAGACCTGGTTGCGGGCAGGCGCGGTGATCGTCACGTTCACCGCGCTGCTGTATCTGATCGAGGGCATCGACGCGGTGCTCTCGCGCGACCGCCCGGACTGGGCGCCCGGCGAACTGGACGCGGCGGGTATCGCGCCCAGGTCCGCCGACGGGCTCGACGGCATTCTGTGGGCGCCGTTCCTGCACGGCGGCTGGGACCATCTGTTCGCCAACACCCTGCCGCTGCTGGTGCTGGGCTTCCTGGTGCTGGCCTCGGGGATCGGCCGCGGTCTCGCGGCGACGGCGATCGTCTGGATCGTGGCGGGTGTCGGTACCTGGCTCATCGCCTCGCCGGGCAGCGTGCACATCGGCGCCTCGTCGCTGGTGTTCGGCTGGCTGACGTATCTGATCTGTCGCGGCTGGTTCGCCCGCAACGGCATCGAGATCCTGATCGGGCTGGTGATCTTGATTTTCTACGGCTCGATGCTGTGGGGAGTGCTGCCCAGCGACCCTCGAATTTCTTGGCAGGGACATCTTTTCGGGGCGGTGGGTGGAGTGCTCGCGGGCTGGGTACTCTCTGGTGATGAACGTCGACGCCGCCGTGGAGCATCGGTCGGCCGCGCACCAACAACGCGGTAG
- a CDS encoding cyclic nucleotide-degrading phosphodiesterase: protein MRLTVLGCSGSVSGPDSPASGYLLTGPDMRPIVIDFGPGVFGALQKHMNPAEVDIFLTHLHADHCLDLPALLVWRRYHPNPPTGHALVRGPSDAPLRIGNASAEVGGATDDWSDVIDAQPWAEGVAVPFGPGHTVEARRMYHPPESYGLRITAADGRVFVYTGDTAMCDAVVDLAQGADVLMSEASWTHDPANRPPGIHLSGTEAGEIATRAGAKELLLTHIPPWTSREDVIAEAKAAFAGPVHAVSPGETFDL from the coding sequence ATGCGCCTTACCGTCCTCGGGTGCTCGGGCAGCGTGTCCGGCCCGGACTCCCCAGCGTCGGGCTACCTGCTGACGGGCCCGGATATGCGGCCGATCGTCATCGACTTCGGGCCCGGCGTGTTCGGCGCGTTGCAGAAGCACATGAACCCCGCCGAAGTCGACATCTTCCTCACCCACCTGCACGCGGATCACTGCCTCGATCTGCCCGCTCTGCTGGTGTGGCGGCGCTACCACCCCAACCCGCCGACCGGCCACGCGCTCGTGCGCGGCCCGTCCGACGCGCCGCTGCGCATCGGCAACGCCTCCGCCGAGGTCGGCGGTGCGACCGACGACTGGTCCGACGTGATCGATGCCCAGCCGTGGGCCGAGGGCGTCGCCGTGCCGTTCGGCCCCGGCCACACCGTCGAGGCCCGGCGCATGTACCACCCGCCGGAGTCCTACGGCCTGCGGATCACCGCCGCCGACGGTCGCGTCTTCGTCTACACCGGCGACACCGCGATGTGTGATGCCGTCGTCGACCTGGCCCAGGGCGCCGATGTGCTGATGTCGGAAGCCTCGTGGACCCACGACCCCGCGAATCGCCCTCCCGGCATCCATCTTTCGGGCACCGAGGCGGGCGAGATCGCCACCCGAGCGGGCGCGAAAGAGTTGCTGCTCACCCACATCCCGCCGTGGACCTCGCGTGAGGATGTGATCGCGGAGGCGAAGGCCGCGTTCGCCGGGCCCGTGCACGCGGTGTCGCCAGGCGAAACCTTCGACCTGTAG